The following are from one region of the Vitis riparia cultivar Riparia Gloire de Montpellier isolate 1030 chromosome 14, EGFV_Vit.rip_1.0, whole genome shotgun sequence genome:
- the LOC117930963 gene encoding uncharacterized protein LOC117930963, which translates to MGNYVSCALATSSVGKYRAAKVIFPGGEVRVLDRPTKVAELMLEEPSFFVVDSQSLHMGRRFSALGADEDLEMGSVYAMFPMTRLNSVVTAADMGALFMRANSSVKQASAGRMRLLAESGRGAQIMPSPAAENAGETRLNLEDIEEYSTPEFKHRLSMCRSKKPLLETIAEEPLCSR; encoded by the coding sequence ATGGGAAACTACGTTTCTTGCGCTTTGGCCACCTCTTCTGTGGGGAAGTATAGAGCTGCAAAGGTGATTTTTCCGGGCGGAGAGGTTCGGGTGTTGGACAGGCCTACCAAGGTGGCAGAGCTCATGCTGGAGGAGCCCTCCTTCTTTGTGGTGGATTCTCAGTCGCTGCACATGGGGCGGAGATTTTCGGCTCTAGGTGCGGACGAGGACCTGGAAATGGGCAGCGTGTACGCCATGTTCCCGATGACGAGGCTGAATTCTGTCGTGACTGCGGCGGACATGGGGGCTCTGTTCATGAGGGCGAACTCCTCGGTGAAACAGGCGTCGGCCGGGAGGATGAGGCTGCTGGCGGAGTCGGGGAGGGGCGCCCAGATCATGCCGTCTCCGGCGGCGGAGAACGCGGGGGAGACGAGGCTGAATTTGGAGGATATAGAGGAGTATTCGACGCCAGAGTTCAAGCACAGGTTGTCAATGTGCAGGTCGAAGAAGCCATTGCTGGAGACCATCGCTGAAGAACCACTCTGTTCCAGATAA